Proteins encoded by one window of Gemmatimonas aurantiaca:
- a CDS encoding MBL fold metallo-hydrolase: MIRVTVLGSGSRGNAILIDGSAGTVLVDAGFSARALAQRLQAAQRQPESIDALLLTHEHVDHACGAAVSSSRWQWPVLASQRTLTALEDMAGGAPTLTQALASEAPTAVAGFSIEHHHLPHDAADCRALVLTDTQSGARVGVVLDAGHVPETLPAFLARLDLLVLESNHDTTMLANGPYPRALKARIRGGSGHLSNTTSAALAAECAHRGLRGVLLAHLSETNNTPAIAVATARDVLRRCGWHGDALWACPQREPMTPVDLDSARPSWHGGPRVTQLALF, encoded by the coding sequence ATGATTCGGGTCACGGTCCTCGGCAGCGGCAGTCGCGGCAACGCCATTCTCATCGACGGAAGCGCCGGCACGGTACTGGTGGACGCAGGCTTCAGCGCCCGCGCGCTCGCGCAACGTCTGCAGGCCGCCCAACGGCAACCCGAATCGATCGACGCGCTGCTGCTCACGCACGAGCACGTCGACCATGCGTGTGGGGCCGCGGTGAGTTCGTCGCGTTGGCAGTGGCCGGTGCTGGCATCACAGCGCACGCTGACGGCACTGGAGGACATGGCTGGCGGTGCCCCCACCCTGACGCAGGCGCTGGCGAGTGAGGCACCCACGGCGGTGGCCGGCTTCTCCATCGAACATCACCACCTGCCACATGACGCGGCCGATTGCCGCGCGTTGGTGCTCACCGACACGCAGAGTGGCGCACGCGTGGGCGTGGTGCTCGATGCCGGACACGTACCCGAAACACTGCCGGCGTTTCTGGCGCGTCTCGATCTACTAGTGCTCGAATCCAATCACGACACCACGATGCTGGCGAACGGCCCCTACCCGCGTGCGCTCAAGGCGCGCATCCGCGGAGGCAGCGGGCATCTGTCCAACACCACGTCCGCCGCACTCGCCGCGGAGTGTGCCCATCGTGGTCTGCGTGGCGTGCTGCTGGCCCACCTCTCGGAAACGAACAATACGCCGGCCATTGCGGTCGCCACGGCGCGTGATGTGTTGCGTCGATGCGGATGGCACGGCGACGCGCTGTGGGCCTGTCCGCAACGCGAGCCCATGACACCGGTGGACCTCGATTCGGCGCGTCCCTCGTGGCACGGCGGCCCTCGAGTCACGCAGTTGGCGTTGTTTTAG